A region of Pseudarthrobacter sp. NIBRBAC000502770 DNA encodes the following proteins:
- a CDS encoding MFS transporter has translation MQLSPVKLRLLTTSLLTVSFLGALDHTVVSTSLATISGELGALQLMSWVVVGYTLASTVLLPVLGRLGDVLGARRIFLVSLVMFLAASLACGFATDIAWLIAARVLQGMSSAGLQLMSQTIIARVTTQRERPRYMAIIGAAFPIAILVGPVVGGAITDYWGWQWVFWINIPVGAAAFALALVAVPHLEPGPAPRHFDIAGSAVFTSALVALVLAASWAAERDGGPAAGSALAASIAGFIAFFLIERRAPEPIVPLHFFANRTIAAGAALSAIIGVGFFSITAYLPTYFQMAYRTTATVSGLVPIATVFGMLISNLLTGWLASRTGRYRIFPVGGTVLGAGALLMMALLPAGLPLWAPMIVMGAVGLGTGAFMSLIVAVVQGAVPAGQTGTITATINLVRQVGSTVATAVIGGVIGSGVAAFLPAGLDASTLTPQQVHQAPPAVQADVAQIYSSVFTPIFIALACAYALGILAAVLLPHGRLSDEPVPAAHAPSETLPA, from the coding sequence ATGCAACTATCACCTGTAAAACTTCGGCTCCTCACTACCTCCCTGCTCACAGTCTCGTTCCTCGGGGCACTGGACCACACGGTGGTCTCCACATCCCTTGCCACCATTTCCGGAGAGCTGGGTGCACTGCAGCTGATGAGCTGGGTGGTGGTGGGCTACACCCTGGCCAGCACGGTGCTGCTGCCCGTGCTCGGAAGGCTCGGCGATGTCCTCGGCGCCCGGCGGATCTTCCTTGTTTCCCTGGTGATGTTCCTGGCCGCATCCCTGGCCTGCGGTTTTGCCACGGACATCGCGTGGCTCATTGCCGCCCGTGTCCTCCAGGGCATGAGCTCGGCGGGCCTGCAGCTCATGTCGCAGACCATCATCGCCCGCGTCACCACGCAGCGTGAACGGCCCCGCTACATGGCAATCATCGGTGCGGCTTTTCCCATCGCCATCCTGGTGGGCCCGGTGGTGGGCGGTGCCATCACGGATTACTGGGGCTGGCAGTGGGTCTTCTGGATCAACATCCCAGTGGGCGCCGCCGCGTTCGCCCTGGCACTGGTGGCCGTTCCCCACCTGGAACCGGGCCCGGCACCCCGGCACTTCGACATCGCCGGCTCAGCCGTCTTCACCTCCGCGCTGGTGGCGCTCGTCCTTGCCGCCTCCTGGGCCGCGGAAAGGGACGGCGGTCCTGCGGCCGGAAGCGCGCTCGCGGCCAGCATCGCGGGCTTTATCGCCTTTTTCCTGATCGAGCGGCGGGCACCTGAGCCCATCGTTCCGCTGCACTTCTTCGCCAACCGCACCATTGCTGCCGGTGCGGCACTCTCGGCGATCATCGGCGTCGGCTTCTTCTCCATCACCGCCTACCTGCCCACGTACTTCCAGATGGCTTACCGGACCACGGCCACGGTGTCCGGGCTGGTTCCCATCGCCACCGTCTTCGGCATGCTGATCAGCAACCTCCTCACGGGCTGGCTGGCCAGCCGCACCGGGCGTTACCGGATCTTCCCGGTCGGCGGAACGGTGCTGGGAGCGGGGGCCCTGCTGATGATGGCACTCCTCCCGGCCGGCCTCCCGCTGTGGGCGCCCATGATCGTGATGGGTGCTGTGGGCCTGGGCACCGGCGCGTTCATGAGCCTCATTGTGGCCGTGGTCCAGGGCGCCGTCCCCGCAGGCCAGACCGGTACCATCACCGCAACCATCAACCTGGTCCGGCAGGTGGGATCAACCGTGGCGACGGCGGTCATCGGCGGCGTCATCGGCTCCGGGGTGGCGGCCTTCCTGCCGGCGGGGCTGGACGCCTCCACCCTCACCCCGCAGCAGGTTCACCAAGCGCCACCGGCGGTCCAGGCCGACGTCGCCCAGATCTACTCGTCGGTCTTCACACCCATCTTCATCGCCCTTGCCTGCGCATACGCCCTGGGCATCCTGGCGGCAGTCCTGCTCCCGCACGGCCGCCTGTCCGATGAACCCGTCCCAGCCGCCCACGCACCTTCCGAAACCCTTCCGGCCTGA
- a CDS encoding GMC oxidoreductase has product MSNPTIAVVGSGPIGSTYARLLLEQVPNARVVMFEAGPQLTAVPGESVRNIPDPAEKARAREMSQGPQAGAFRESLGIPAATVAEGMFTARQGTHLLDFGGTGSAHAPSFPAAAAATNVGGQGAHWTCATPSPAFSEKIPFIADDEWDGLIEEAKGLLHVHSAAFADSKVGEAIRRLLDGEFGAELPEGYGVGTLPVAGDPQPDGSVRWAGADVVLGPLADKTSLLSQRFELRDLTLVRRVELDGHRITGVTVQDLRTGDESFVPADVVVVAADAFRSPQLLWASGVRPRALGHYLTEHPVVISTVALDADKMKQFATEEDLDAELARRAQNPADPVAAVNRIPFSEPEHPFSVQVMYSESTPFPMEPGTPYSDNRWGYVNMGYGMRKHPRYEDAVTFDEDEQDYRGFPNMTIEYALTEREEKEIAEATERLRRAGKALGVFVAEPRLMPNGSSLHYQGTMRMGETDDGTSVADPWSRVWGYENLVVGGNALIPTATAMNPTLMSVAIAVRGARKIAKELS; this is encoded by the coding sequence ATGTCCAACCCCACCATTGCCGTCGTCGGCAGCGGACCCATCGGTTCCACCTACGCCCGCCTGTTGCTGGAGCAGGTCCCCAACGCCCGGGTGGTGATGTTCGAAGCCGGCCCGCAGCTGACAGCCGTCCCCGGCGAGAGCGTCCGGAACATCCCGGACCCGGCAGAGAAAGCACGCGCCCGGGAAATGTCGCAGGGACCGCAGGCCGGGGCGTTCCGGGAGTCCCTCGGCATCCCGGCAGCAACAGTGGCCGAGGGCATGTTCACCGCGCGCCAGGGCACCCACCTGCTGGACTTCGGCGGAACAGGCTCAGCCCATGCGCCGTCCTTCCCGGCGGCGGCTGCCGCCACCAACGTGGGCGGCCAGGGCGCGCACTGGACCTGCGCGACGCCGTCGCCCGCGTTCAGCGAAAAGATCCCTTTCATCGCCGACGACGAGTGGGACGGGCTGATTGAGGAGGCCAAGGGTCTCCTGCACGTCCACAGCGCCGCGTTCGCGGATTCCAAGGTCGGGGAAGCCATCCGCCGCTTGCTGGACGGGGAGTTCGGGGCGGAACTGCCCGAGGGCTACGGTGTGGGCACGCTTCCGGTGGCCGGGGACCCGCAGCCGGACGGGTCGGTGCGCTGGGCGGGGGCAGACGTCGTCCTTGGGCCCTTGGCGGATAAAACGAGCCTGCTCTCCCAACGGTTCGAACTCCGCGACCTGACCCTGGTGCGCCGCGTGGAACTGGACGGGCACCGCATCACCGGCGTCACCGTCCAGGACCTGCGCACCGGCGATGAGTCCTTCGTTCCCGCTGACGTGGTGGTGGTGGCGGCCGACGCCTTCCGCTCCCCGCAGCTCCTGTGGGCCTCCGGCGTCAGGCCCAGGGCCCTGGGCCACTACCTGACCGAACACCCCGTGGTGATCTCCACTGTCGCCCTGGACGCCGACAAAATGAAGCAGTTTGCCACCGAGGAAGACCTCGACGCCGAACTGGCCCGGCGTGCCCAGAACCCGGCGGACCCGGTGGCGGCCGTGAACCGCATCCCGTTCTCCGAACCGGAGCACCCATTCTCCGTCCAGGTGATGTACTCCGAGTCGACACCCTTCCCCATGGAGCCGGGCACCCCGTACTCCGACAACCGGTGGGGCTACGTGAACATGGGCTACGGCATGCGCAAGCATCCCCGCTACGAGGATGCGGTCACCTTCGATGAGGACGAGCAGGACTACCGCGGCTTCCCGAACATGACCATCGAGTACGCCCTCACCGAGCGGGAGGAAAAGGAAATCGCGGAGGCCACCGAGCGGCTCCGCCGTGCCGGAAAGGCGCTGGGCGTCTTTGTGGCGGAACCCCGGCTCATGCCCAACGGCTCCAGCCTGCACTACCAGGGCACCATGCGGATGGGGGAGACCGACGACGGTACCTCGGTGGCTGATCCATGGTCCAGGGTGTGGGGCTACGAGAACCTGGTGGTGGGCGGGAACGCGCTCATCCCGACGGCCACGGCCATGAACCCCACGCTGATGAGCGTGGCCATCGCCGTCCGCGGGGCACGGAAGATCGCGAAGGAGCTTTCATAG
- a CDS encoding LysR family transcriptional regulator encodes MKNLDLNLLPHLQVLLELRNITRAAERLQLSQPATSAAMARLRRHFDDELLVRNGRTYDLTPFAQSLVPLVDEAMLHIQRATRIRSGFDPATSEREFVIAASDYAAALIVGPLRGILRDEAPGVSVDFVPTTGFQGQLADYAKIDLLVGPTGYRMQGLSKQVFRDSFVAVVDAGNPLLQQPSLALDDLATVPHAVGYFGEGISTPADRLFEARGIQRRVAAVVAGFLSLPLLVEGTDLVALVPGMLAARAQRGANIAVLRLDGDAEASLVEAMYWHPSQAEDPASVWLRSVVQRSCSRLEELFPATTHPLIIHAADTT; translated from the coding sequence ATGAAGAACCTGGACCTGAACCTGCTGCCCCACCTCCAGGTCCTGCTGGAGTTGCGGAACATCACCAGGGCCGCGGAGCGGCTCCAGCTCAGCCAACCCGCCACGAGTGCCGCGATGGCCAGGCTGAGACGCCATTTCGACGACGAGCTCCTGGTCCGCAACGGCCGCACCTACGACCTCACGCCCTTCGCGCAGTCCCTGGTGCCCTTGGTTGACGAGGCAATGCTGCACATCCAGCGCGCCACCCGGATCCGGTCCGGTTTTGATCCTGCCACCAGCGAGCGTGAGTTCGTCATCGCGGCGTCCGACTACGCCGCAGCGCTGATTGTGGGTCCGCTGCGCGGGATCCTTCGGGATGAGGCCCCGGGTGTGTCCGTCGATTTCGTTCCCACCACCGGCTTCCAGGGCCAGCTGGCGGACTATGCAAAGATCGACCTGCTCGTGGGACCCACCGGCTACCGGATGCAGGGACTGAGCAAGCAGGTGTTCCGGGACAGCTTCGTGGCGGTCGTCGACGCCGGCAACCCGCTGCTGCAGCAGCCCAGCCTGGCCCTCGACGACCTCGCCACGGTGCCTCACGCCGTCGGCTACTTTGGCGAGGGGATCAGCACGCCGGCGGACAGGCTGTTCGAGGCACGCGGCATACAACGCCGGGTGGCCGCAGTGGTGGCGGGGTTCCTGTCCCTCCCGCTGCTGGTGGAGGGAACAGACCTGGTGGCCCTGGTGCCCGGGATGCTCGCGGCACGGGCCCAGCGGGGAGCCAACATCGCTGTCCTCAGGCTTGACGGCGACGCGGAGGCATCGCTGGTGGAAGCCATGTACTGGCACCCGTCGCAGGCCGAAGACCCCGCCAGCGTGTGGCTGCGCTCGGTGGTCCAGCGTTCCTGCTCCCGGCTGGAAGAGCTGTTTCCAGCCACCACGCATCCGCTCATTATCCACGCGGCAGATACCACCTAG
- a CDS encoding SDR family NAD(P)-dependent oxidoreductase: MPVSTQRLAGKTAVITGTASGQGRAAALAFAEAGAYVVGCDMDDDGAEATVAAVTAGGGHMSSARVDLTDEAAVAAWASGVAAQHGQVHILYANAAVTRFAPVEELTYADWKWNVEHEMDVVFLPVKYFWPQLIQAHNAAIVLVGSTAGVTGSMTNGRLAHTAAKGAVVAMTKQLAAEGAPHGLRVNAVSPGMIRTAATEGNLLAAGHPMRTIAGSIPLGRIGAPEEVAKCALFLASDEASYVTGANLMVDGGWSAVLPG, translated from the coding sequence ATGCCCGTTTCCACCCAGCGCCTGGCCGGCAAGACCGCCGTCATCACCGGAACGGCCAGCGGCCAGGGCAGGGCCGCCGCGCTGGCCTTCGCCGAGGCAGGAGCGTACGTGGTGGGCTGCGACATGGATGACGACGGCGCCGAGGCCACGGTTGCGGCGGTCACCGCCGGCGGCGGGCATATGAGCAGTGCACGGGTGGACCTGACCGACGAGGCAGCGGTGGCTGCCTGGGCATCAGGCGTCGCAGCGCAGCACGGCCAGGTCCACATCCTGTACGCCAACGCCGCCGTCACCCGGTTCGCCCCCGTCGAGGAGCTCACGTATGCCGACTGGAAGTGGAACGTTGAACACGAAATGGACGTGGTGTTCCTGCCGGTGAAGTACTTCTGGCCGCAGCTGATCCAGGCGCATAACGCGGCCATCGTGTTGGTGGGTTCCACGGCAGGCGTCACCGGGTCCATGACCAACGGCCGGCTGGCACACACCGCCGCCAAGGGCGCAGTGGTGGCCATGACCAAGCAGTTGGCTGCCGAAGGGGCGCCGCATGGGCTGCGCGTGAACGCCGTCAGCCCTGGAATGATCCGCACCGCTGCCACAGAGGGCAACCTCCTCGCTGCCGGCCACCCCATGCGAACCATCGCCGGCAGCATCCCGCTGGGGCGGATCGGCGCACCTGAGGAAGTGGCAAAGTGCGCACTGTTCCTTGCCTCGGACGAAGCGTCCTACGTGACCGGAGCCAACCTGATGGTCGACGGCGGGTGGTCGGCTGTGCTGCCGGGCTGA
- a CDS encoding Gfo/Idh/MocA family protein, translating to MTGQPLRVGIFGTGGIAERAMVEPSTLVDSVQVIAVGSRDPERARAFADRFGIEAAGDHASVMANPDVDLVYVALPPTAHAQWAVAALRAGKHILCEKPLSANGTDARAIADAAEATGRSAFVGFHYRLHSFTQRLLDVIGSGVLGDIDDASIDFSIPHFVVKPGNIRLNGDLGGGAVMDVGCYAIDLLRAAWGEAHVVSSSARLYDGDPRVDMQTDFVLAFDTGIRARVRASFLGDDEGQMSLTIVGSAATLHATSVIVPQWGATLRVTAGENLLIDEKAMEGESSYVAQLEHLVDVLASDGPSPLTAAHATATMALVDDVYRAAGLQPR from the coding sequence ATGACAGGTCAACCGTTGAGGGTCGGCATCTTTGGAACCGGCGGCATCGCCGAACGGGCCATGGTGGAACCCTCCACCCTCGTCGACAGTGTGCAGGTCATCGCGGTCGGCTCCCGCGACCCTGAGCGTGCCCGGGCCTTTGCCGACCGGTTCGGGATTGAGGCGGCCGGTGACCACGCCAGCGTGATGGCGAATCCCGACGTCGACCTCGTATATGTGGCACTCCCGCCGACGGCCCATGCGCAGTGGGCGGTCGCCGCGCTGCGCGCAGGCAAACACATTCTTTGCGAAAAGCCGCTCTCCGCCAACGGAACCGACGCGCGGGCCATTGCCGACGCTGCCGAGGCCACAGGTCGCTCGGCGTTCGTCGGATTCCATTACCGGCTTCACTCGTTCACCCAGCGGCTGCTCGACGTGATCGGATCGGGTGTGCTCGGCGACATCGACGACGCCTCGATCGACTTCAGCATCCCCCACTTTGTGGTGAAGCCCGGCAACATCAGGCTGAACGGCGACCTGGGCGGCGGGGCCGTGATGGACGTCGGCTGCTACGCCATCGACCTCCTGCGGGCGGCATGGGGCGAGGCGCACGTCGTATCGTCGTCGGCCCGGCTGTACGACGGCGATCCCCGCGTCGATATGCAGACCGATTTCGTGCTGGCGTTCGATACGGGCATCAGAGCACGGGTCCGGGCCTCGTTCCTGGGCGATGACGAAGGTCAAATGTCGCTGACCATCGTCGGCTCCGCAGCCACCCTGCACGCGACAAGCGTCATCGTTCCGCAGTGGGGAGCCACGCTGCGCGTCACCGCCGGCGAGAACCTGCTCATCGACGAAAAGGCCATGGAGGGTGAATCGAGTTACGTCGCCCAGCTTGAGCACCTCGTGGACGTGCTCGCCAGCGATGGCCCGTCACCCCTCACGGCAGCGCACGCCACTGCCACGATGGCCCTCGTCGACGACGTCTACCGCGCCGCTGGGCTGCAGCCCCGCTGA